The Hordeum vulgare subsp. vulgare chromosome 4H, MorexV3_pseudomolecules_assembly, whole genome shotgun sequence genomic interval GTCAACTCCATCTTCTCGCAAAGCtcgcaaaaaccacaaaaaaggtACTAACCGACGGCGGGTGATCCCGGGCGGCGACGAGGCGGTGGTCGatccccggcggcggcggcgagggggcgGCGGGGGTGGGGGGCTCTTCTCTTCTCGCCGGATCCGGAGGCGCGGTGCAGCAGCTCGCCTGCAGATAAGGCCGGAATCGCCGGCGGCGGACGGGCGGAAGcaagggcggggcggcggcggaaggaagaggaaaatagTGCGGGCTGAAATGTCCTTCCCGCCAACAGCTTCTATGTGATGCAGGGCACCGCAACCGTGAGGGGAAAACCCGCATTTTTTCAGGTTGGGGTCGGAATTTGCCGCGTCCCCTAAATTTTTTTTTCGGACCGGAACGGGATGCGGGATCTGATCGGCCAGACTTTTTTTGCCCTAACCCGCATTTTGAaggttattttgcgggtcggggGCGGATGAggagtctgctagagttgctcttatgtAATTTCTAACGGAGCCCGCGCAAGCACCTTACTGAAGACACTGCCTGGTTGGATGATCGACCAAAAAGCCTTCGGTTTGTCCGGCCGGCGACGCATCTTCCGCAGCCAACTAGCAATAATTCCAAGCCTTGATCCCTTGCTTGGCAGGCACTCGTGCCCGTACGAGGATCTACCGTATAGCCCCAATGCTTTGCCATACATCTAATATGATTCATCCAACCCGACCTCATGAGCATCTTTCGTGCTGGTCACGTACAGCATCTGCTAAAGGATGCATGGTCGATCGCCCTTGCCGGAGACAGCATCAAGGAGATCGATGGTTGTTCCGTTGCTTGCTGGAGACAAGATGCATGGCACCGCCGAAAGAATCCTGCCGGCCGTATGGGCTGGCTCTCCTCTTTACTTGCCTTTGGCAGCGCTTTCGCTTTCGCCGGTAATCCCCTGCGGCAAGGCAAGCACATTCGCCGGTCGCTCGCTGGCTATAAAGCACCTGGCCATGGATCTTACAGTCCCCATCAGCAGCCAGTCGCTTCACTCACTCACTGATCGCCTGCAGTGCAGATTGATCGGAGCTAACAGAGATCTCTCACCGAGAAGCTTGAAGCGATGGCGGCGGGTCTGCAGGTGTTCGGGCAGCCGGCGTCGACGGACGTGGCCCGGGTGCTCACCTGCCTCTTCGAGAAGAACCTCGAGTTCGAGCTCGTCCGCATCGACACCTTCAAGAGGGAGCACAAGCTGCCCGAGTTCATCAAGCTAAGGGTACGTGCATATCATCATCCCTGCcttcccatccatccatccatggtgCACTTTCTTATAATTTGGCTTTTGATTATATATTAGTATATTTCTAACGTTGTGGATCGCCGGTCTCGATCTGCAGGATCCAACTGGGCAGGTGACCTTCAAGCATGGTGACAAGACCCTTGTTGGTAAGAAGCAGAGTTGTGATTTtctgaagaaaataacagcacacCGACCACTAGCTTGATTGAAGGATTTAATTACGCTATGACGAATGTGGCTCTTCTCTTCCCTGTGGCAGATTCAAGGGCGATATGCCGGTACCTGTGCACCCAATTCCCGGAGGACGGCAACCGCGGGATCTACGGCACGGGGTCGCTGGAGCGCGCGTCCATAGAGCAGTGGCTCCAGGCGGAGTCCCAGAGCTTCGACGCCCCGAGCTCGGAGCTGGTCTTCCACCTGGCCTTCGCGCCGCAGCTCAACATGATCCCCGACGAGGCCCGCATcgcggagaacgagaggaagctgCAGCAGATGCTCGGCGTCTACGACGAGATCCTGGCCAAGAACCAGTACCTCGCTGGCGACGAGTTCACGCTCGCCGACCTGTCCCACCTGCCGGCCTCCCACTACATCGCCGGCTCCCAGAGGGGCAGGAAGCTCTTCACCTCCAAGAAGCACGTGGCCAGGTGGTACGACGCCATCTCCAGCCGCCCCTCCTGGAAGCAGGTGGTCAAGATGCAGCACGAGCACCCCGGCACCTTCGAGTGATCGGCGTCCGTACGTCGTCGATCggcagcatgcatgcatgcatgcatgaatctTCCATCGGGCTTCACACCGTGATGTCTCCGTACGCCGTCAAGGTCCCTCTCGTCTACGTCCGTTCGTTCGTTGTCGTGTTGGCTAGAATAATGTGAAGCCCTAATTAAAGCGCGCGGTGTCTCTCGTAATGTCTTCCATTTTTGCAACGCCATTGTCCGTCAAGGGGTTGTAACGCTCAGTTGCTTTCAGTTCAACAAATAAATTGTTCCCAGTCGATCGAACCTTCTTGCTCCTTTGTCTTGCATGTGACTTGATTTGACAAGAGCTTACTTTGTACTCCCTCCCtagctaaatataagtcttttaagatatttcactaggtgtctacatacggagcaaaataaatgaatctatattttaaagtatgtctatatgcatCTGTATATAGTACATTAgttaaacctctagaaagacttatatttaaaaacggagggagtagatggagGCATTAATATGCTCTAATAGATGTTGCATGATGACAATGACCCAATGAGCGCTACAAATCTCAAATTGCGTATATGGGTACTTGTGATGTTCACACTCTTCCAATGGATTATCTGGGAATACTAGTAGATCAAGGCCTCCTTTGGTTCAAAGGAGAAGTGTTGAAAACACATAGGAATAGGAAATTTTCCAAAGGTGGCATTATTCAAGCCTTTTGTTCAAAGGAATGTGGCAAAGGATAATGGATTTTAACTTTTCTTTTGTCATAGTTTAAGAAGGAAAACACATGTATTTACCAATCCAATTGGGCCTCTTTTCCAAATTTCTACGCATGAAAAACATCAGTAAGGCTGTTTTTTTTGCCCCATATATAGTAACCACTCAAAAAAAAACTAGCATGCAAATTATAAACTTTCATGTTGTTTGACTTTGATTTGATTCACGTTAGTAAAGGCTTGGCGATGcaatagtgtgtgtgtgtgtgtgtgtgtgtgtgtgtgtgtgtgtgtgtgtgtgtgtgtgtgtgagagagagagagagagagagagatgtgtaTAGCCACTCTGCTAGATAGTGGATCCGTTAGAAATGAGATTCCCTCAGATGACAGCTTTCAACTTTCGAAGGTTTTAAGAGCATTTTTTATACTCTTTACATGAATTAGGGTTGTTGTAGTAAATTGGTAATCGGGATTTTTAAATATCGGTCGACTAAGACATAACCAACTCTCAATCAATGCAATATGCGTGAGTTTTTTACATGGAGATGCGTGTGTTTTTTAAGAAATTTTATCTTTTATATTTTGTATGTTCTCTTATTTGTATGAGACTTGATTAAATCTTGATCAACTGAGATTTGGCCGCACCCACTagtaatatctctctctctctccacacaTTGCATGAGCAGGGATGCTATAAGTGTTATTGGaagtctttttcttttttctgaaaAGGAAACACATTAATATCGTGAAGATATTAGTTACAACTAACCTCTGCACCAACAAAAAGTCTCAGAAACATCCAGGATGcacacaaagaaaaaagaaaataaaaaacaaacaaaacgaCCTCGTCACAGTGATCAACTCTTCTATGTAGCAGCACACAAACCATCATAAAAAACAACACCTAAAAAACATAAAAGGTCTCCAAAATCGACACCTTCAAGACAAAAACAGTGCACAAGCGCCGTTGTTTCTCGATCTAAGATCTTAAGTTTTCATCTCGGTGAAAGTATGAACTCTTAAAACAATACTTTCAACAAGGCAATTGTCAGATACAATCAATGAAGGTCATACCTTAGCTTTTTACCGTGAAAGTCACAACTCGGCATCCCAGGAGCACCAAAAAGATGAAATTCTCCGGTGTTCTTGCCCCCACTTGTCGCGGCTGCTTCTGAAAGTTATCAAACACCTAGCTGACTCCATCGCTTCCAATGCCCCCTTCTCCTTAATGGTCCTCCGATCTCAGTCACCATGACTTCCTCCACCGTTGTCTATGCCATGGAAATCGACATACCAACATGTCACATGGTGTCAACAAACAACAAAGCTTTGCGTCACACCTTCATGGCGTCGTCTAGACTGATATGTATGCACATGACCGGATTCTATCCGATCCAGATATCCTTGGGCAAGATCTCCGACAACGGTTTCGAAACACGTCAATGGCCAGATCGAAGAGGATCGATCATGCAGATCGTTGTCGTTCTACGAGAAGAGCACTAGGACCGCCACCACACTACCGCCTCCGCCACGCCGACGCCATCGCCACCACGAGGAGGATGCCGGCCCGCGCTGTCCACATCCCGCATCGCTGGCTGAAGACGGACACCGGATCGGGGCAGATCCCGATCCTCCATGCCCCTCGCCTGCACGGTCTGCCACCTCTAAACCCGTCGTCCGCCGTCGGTCCTGAGCGCCGCCGCACCACCGCGTGAACCTCACCATCGCGGCGTCCCAACCCAACTGCTCTGTCCCGTGGCGGAGGCCCTGGGCGAGAAGGCGTAACGTCCCGCCGTGTCCTGTGGCGGCggtgagggaggagggagggagaggagggtgctggcggcggcggcgggagtgCCCTCCCCATCGCCCACG includes:
- the LOC123447282 gene encoding glutathione S-transferase-like; this encodes MAAGLQVFGQPASTDVARVLTCLFEKNLEFELVRIDTFKREHKLPEFIKLRDPTGQVTFKHGDKTLVDSRAICRYLCTQFPEDGNRGIYGTGSLERASIEQWLQAESQSFDAPSSELVFHLAFAPQLNMIPDEARIAENERKLQQMLGVYDEILAKNQYLAGDEFTLADLSHLPASHYIAGSQRGRKLFTSKKHVARWYDAISSRPSWKQVVKMQHEHPGTFE